A single Aggregatilinea lenta DNA region contains:
- a CDS encoding DUF4160 domain-containing protein, whose translation MSPTVLKVGSYRVVIYTLDHPPAHVHVISASRIAKFSLDPVLLLDNAGYLSRELRKIERIIIDNQPLLLDAWNEIHRGTE comes from the coding sequence ATGTCTCCAACAGTCCTAAAGGTCGGTAGTTATCGAGTCGTGATCTACACGCTCGATCACCCACCGGCCCATGTCCATGTGATCAGCGCCAGTCGGATTGCCAAGTTTAGCCTCGATCCTGTTCTACTACTGGATAATGCCGGCTATCTCTCACGTGAGCTCCGAAAGATTGAGCGCATCATCATTGACAACCAACCGCTTTTATTGGACGCTTGGAACGAGATTCACAGAGGGACGGAATAA
- a CDS encoding succinate dehydrogenase iron-sulfur subunit, producing the protein MRAILRIRRFNPEQDSKPYWGEYTLEDIQPTDRVLDLLNRVKWEQDGTLVYRRSCAHGICGSDGMRINGVNRLACKVLAKGLTDGDGDAHVQIEPMLGMKVLKDLIVDMEPFFAHYRAVLPYFVNDTPAPADGRERLQSPEDRAVFDDTTKCILCACCTTSCPSFWANGEYVGPAAIVQAHRFIFDSRDVAADKRLEVLAEPDGVWRCRTIFNCTNACPRDIEITRAIGEVKLATRRGAEKQREAMRKEHAK; encoded by the coding sequence ATGCGGGCGATATTGCGAATCCGGCGCTTTAACCCGGAGCAAGATAGCAAACCCTACTGGGGCGAATACACCCTCGAAGACATCCAGCCAACCGACCGCGTGCTCGATCTGCTGAACCGCGTGAAGTGGGAACAAGACGGCACGCTGGTTTACCGGCGCTCGTGCGCGCACGGCATCTGCGGCTCGGACGGGATGCGCATCAACGGTGTCAACCGGCTGGCGTGTAAGGTGCTCGCCAAGGGCCTGACCGACGGCGACGGCGATGCGCACGTCCAGATCGAGCCGATGCTGGGCATGAAGGTGCTCAAGGATCTCATCGTCGATATGGAGCCGTTCTTCGCGCACTACCGCGCCGTGCTGCCGTACTTCGTCAACGACACGCCCGCGCCCGCCGATGGCCGCGAGCGGCTGCAAAGCCCGGAAGACCGTGCGGTCTTCGACGACACGACCAAGTGTATTCTGTGCGCGTGCTGCACGACGAGCTGTCCCAGCTTCTGGGCCAACGGCGAGTACGTCGGCCCGGCGGCGATCGTGCAGGCGCACCGCTTCATCTTCGACAGCCGCGACGTGGCCGCCGATAAGCGGCTTGAAGTGCTGGCCGAGCCGGACGGCGTGTGGCGCTGCCGCACGATCTTCAACTGCACCAACGCCTGCCCGCGTGACATCGAGATCACGCGCGCCATCGGCGAGGTCAAGCTGGCGACGCGGCGCGGCGCGGAAAAGCAGCGCGAGGCCATGCGCAAAGAGCACGCCAAGTAG
- the sdhA gene encoding succinate dehydrogenase flavoprotein subunit translates to MQTHQYDAVIVGAGGAGLMAALYASRGVKVAVISKLYPTRSHTGAAQGGIGAALGNLEEDHPEWHAFDTVKGGDYLSDQDAALRLAEEAVSAVIELEHLGLPFDRTPDGRISQRRFGGHTSGFGGQPVRRACHAADRTGHMILQTLYQQCIKNDVMFFDEYHVIDLIRTANGVAGVVAVNIDDGELHVFHSKAVLFATGGWGRVWEITSNALTLTGDGTALTYRRGVPMQDMEFFQFHPTGLYPMGILITEAVRGEGGVLLNDRGERFMERYAPSIKDLASRDVVARAIYLEVREGRGIKGKRYVHLDVTPETVNRYLAEAGESRRITAEYVEEKLPDILDFTRTYLGVDPVKEPMPVQPTAHYGMGGIPTDLEGRVIMDAQRTPLPGLYAAGECACVSVHGANRLGTNSLTDLIVFGRAAGKHMVEYCANTGLESLPDDAGHEAEAGLEHIRQSSGSRKPYQIRSEMQQVMMDHVSVFRTAEGIQDALDKVRTLKDQWQNDLSIDDRGKRFNSDLLEAWELGCMLDIAEVTAVSALAREESRGAHSREDFPKRDDEKWMVHTLAYPTNDGGVRLNHDKKVDMTLAEKDPRFKPKERVY, encoded by the coding sequence ATGCAAACACATCAATATGACGCAGTCATTGTGGGGGCGGGCGGCGCAGGGCTGATGGCGGCGCTATACGCTTCGCGCGGCGTCAAAGTCGCCGTGATCAGCAAGCTCTACCCGACCCGCTCACATACCGGGGCCGCCCAGGGCGGCATTGGCGCGGCGCTGGGGAACCTCGAAGAGGATCATCCCGAATGGCACGCCTTCGACACGGTAAAGGGCGGCGACTACCTGAGCGATCAGGACGCCGCGCTGCGTCTGGCGGAAGAAGCCGTCAGCGCCGTGATCGAGCTGGAACACCTGGGCCTGCCCTTCGACCGCACGCCAGACGGGCGCATCTCGCAGCGGCGCTTCGGCGGGCACACCAGCGGCTTCGGCGGGCAGCCAGTTCGCCGCGCGTGCCACGCCGCCGACCGTACCGGCCACATGATTTTGCAGACGCTGTACCAACAGTGCATCAAAAATGACGTCATGTTCTTCGATGAATACCACGTCATCGACCTGATCCGCACGGCGAACGGCGTCGCGGGTGTGGTCGCGGTGAACATCGATGACGGCGAGCTGCACGTCTTCCACAGCAAGGCCGTGCTGTTCGCGACCGGCGGCTGGGGCCGCGTGTGGGAGATCACCAGCAACGCGCTGACGCTCACCGGCGACGGCACCGCGCTGACCTACCGGCGCGGCGTGCCGATGCAGGACATGGAGTTCTTCCAGTTCCACCCGACCGGCCTGTACCCGATGGGCATCCTCATCACCGAGGCCGTGCGCGGCGAGGGCGGCGTGCTGCTGAATGACCGGGGCGAGCGCTTCATGGAGCGCTACGCGCCGAGCATCAAGGACCTCGCCAGCCGCGACGTGGTCGCGCGCGCAATTTACCTCGAAGTGCGTGAGGGACGCGGCATCAAGGGCAAGCGCTACGTGCACCTGGACGTCACGCCCGAAACAGTCAACCGTTACCTGGCCGAAGCGGGCGAAAGCCGCCGCATTACCGCCGAGTACGTCGAGGAAAAACTGCCCGACATCCTCGACTTTACACGCACCTACTTGGGCGTCGATCCGGTCAAGGAGCCAATGCCGGTTCAGCCGACGGCACACTACGGCATGGGCGGCATCCCGACCGACCTCGAAGGCCGCGTGATCATGGACGCGCAGCGCACGCCGCTGCCCGGCCTGTACGCGGCGGGCGAGTGCGCCTGTGTCAGCGTGCACGGCGCGAACCGCCTGGGGACCAACAGCCTGACCGACCTGATCGTATTCGGGCGCGCGGCGGGCAAGCACATGGTCGAGTACTGCGCGAACACGGGCCTGGAATCGCTGCCCGACGACGCGGGCCACGAGGCGGAAGCGGGCCTGGAACACATTCGCCAGTCGAGCGGATCGCGCAAGCCGTACCAGATCCGCTCGGAAATGCAGCAGGTGATGATGGACCACGTGAGCGTGTTCCGCACGGCGGAGGGCATTCAGGACGCGCTCGACAAGGTCCGTACGCTGAAGGACCAGTGGCAGAACGACCTGTCCATCGACGACCGGGGTAAGCGCTTCAACAGCGACCTGCTCGAAGCGTGGGAGCTGGGCTGTATGCTGGACATCGCGGAAGTGACGGCGGTGAGCGCGCTGGCCCGCGAAGAAAGCCGCGGCGCGCACTCGCGCGAGGACTTCCCCAAGCGCGACGACGAAAAGTGGATGGTGCACACGTTGGCCTATCCCACCAACGATGGCGGCGTCCGGCTCAATCACGACAAAAAAGTGGATATGACGCTGGCCGAAAAAGATCCGCGCTTCAAGCCCAAGGAACGCGTCTACTAA
- a CDS encoding Type 1 glutamine amidotransferase-like domain-containing protein, whose product MPQVNIFRWREGGGWLVVSGGGAVLSEDVQSIEARVLVLTHSQGPIAYIWAAGDIDAADAHMDSLQELGARTGYLVDILTEEDDVLFRQLNEAGVIILGGGPRVDVLADALSGVVLRAIEDAFARGATVYAVGESAGMLAAYSVRDDTILPGIGWLAGALALPGYSADQADRLRDLVYAHPEAYGLGLAVGAAMAFGPQGEVEVWGNRQVTVSLGTPGSSV is encoded by the coding sequence ATGCCGCAGGTGAACATCTTTCGCTGGCGAGAAGGGGGCGGTTGGCTGGTTGTCTCCGGCGGCGGTGCGGTGCTGTCCGAGGACGTCCAGTCCATTGAGGCGCGCGTGCTGGTCCTGACCCACTCCCAGGGACCGATTGCTTATATTTGGGCGGCGGGCGATATCGACGCAGCCGACGCGCACATGGATTCGCTGCAAGAGCTGGGCGCGCGCACGGGTTATCTGGTCGATATTCTGACCGAAGAGGACGACGTGCTGTTCCGCCAGCTTAACGAAGCGGGCGTGATCATCCTGGGTGGCGGGCCGCGCGTGGACGTGCTGGCGGACGCGCTTTCCGGCGTGGTGCTGCGCGCAATCGAAGACGCTTTCGCGCGCGGCGCGACGGTCTACGCCGTTGGCGAGAGCGCCGGGATGCTGGCCGCCTACAGCGTGCGCGACGACACGATTCTTCCGGGGATCGGCTGGCTGGCGGGTGCGCTGGCTTTGCCTGGCTACAGCGCCGACCAGGCCGACCGCCTGCGCGATCTGGTGTATGCCCATCCCGAAGCTTACGGTCTCGGCCTCGCGGTGGGCGCGGCGATGGCCTTCGGGCCGCAGGGTGAGGTCGAGGTCTGGGGCAACCGCCAGGTGACCGTTTCGCTTGGCACGCCGGGATCGAGCGTCTAA
- a CDS encoding PIG-L deacetylase family protein codes for MSETTAETTDTPQMQRVMGIFAHPDDPEFFCGGTFARWAAEGKHIIFVLATSGDKGSGDLNVLSDHLIALREAEERAAAARLGVKDAIFLRYLDGELQPTLDLRRQLARLIRLKRPDIVVTNDPMGRWYGTGYLNHPDHRAIAEAALDAVFPSARDHLTFPELYRQEGLQPHKVKQVYMCLPTQPTVKIDVTDYLETKIAALREHVSQIADMDEMAQRQREGVDPEWIGDGPRYTEAFRVFELA; via the coding sequence ATGTCGGAGACAACGGCGGAGACAACAGACACGCCTCAGATGCAGCGGGTGATGGGCATCTTCGCCCATCCTGACGATCCGGAGTTCTTTTGCGGCGGCACCTTCGCGCGGTGGGCCGCCGAAGGCAAACACATCATTTTCGTGCTGGCGACCAGCGGCGATAAGGGGTCAGGCGACCTGAATGTGCTCTCCGACCATCTCATCGCGCTGCGCGAAGCCGAGGAGCGCGCGGCGGCGGCCCGCCTGGGCGTGAAGGACGCGATCTTCCTGCGCTACCTGGACGGCGAGCTTCAGCCCACGCTGGATCTGCGCCGCCAACTGGCGCGCCTGATCCGCCTCAAGCGGCCCGACATCGTCGTGACGAACGACCCAATGGGGCGCTGGTACGGCACGGGCTACCTCAATCACCCCGATCACCGCGCCATCGCGGAGGCGGCGCTAGACGCCGTATTCCCCTCCGCGCGCGATCACCTGACCTTCCCGGAGCTGTACCGGCAGGAAGGGCTTCAGCCGCACAAGGTCAAGCAGGTCTACATGTGCCTGCCGACCCAACCCACCGTTAAGATCGACGTGACGGACTATCTTGAGACAAAGATCGCCGCGCTGCGCGAGCACGTCAGCCAGATCGCGGATATGGACGAGATGGCGCAGCGCCAGCGGGAGGGCGTCGATCCGGAGTGGATCGGGGATGGACCGCGCTACACGGAAGCATTTCGCGTCTTTGAGCTTGCTTAG
- a CDS encoding helical backbone metal receptor — translation MGDASHSNDEPNTTRWRMALPIDHVPQRVVSLVPSLTESLFDLDLGSRLVGVTAYCVRPVMGVQLLPRVGGTKNPDVDAIVRLEPDLVLMNDEENRSEDAEALQAAGIPVWGTGPRTIADVLNLLWTIMDVFDHTVMVPRVHEIERAYDYTLAAARAALPVPTFAPIWRDPWMTFNADTYAHDVLRVCGAANVFADRERQFPLDADLGEAEPLPDDDPRVAGRDRRYPRISLEEVVAAQPELVLLPDEPYAFGEQDAEAIRALDIPAARSGRVYGVDGSLLTWHGTRVAYALRDLPSLILGE, via the coding sequence ATGGGCGATGCATCGCACTCCAACGATGAGCCGAACACCACTCGCTGGCGGATGGCATTGCCCATCGATCACGTTCCGCAGCGCGTGGTTTCCCTCGTGCCCAGCCTCACCGAATCCCTCTTTGACCTCGATCTCGGCAGTCGACTTGTTGGTGTGACCGCTTATTGCGTCCGTCCTGTGATGGGTGTACAGTTACTTCCACGGGTAGGGGGAACGAAGAATCCAGACGTGGACGCTATCGTCCGTCTGGAACCGGATTTGGTGCTCATGAATGACGAAGAGAACCGGAGTGAAGATGCCGAGGCGCTGCAAGCAGCAGGCATCCCGGTATGGGGCACCGGACCGCGCACTATCGCGGATGTGCTGAACCTGTTGTGGACGATCATGGACGTGTTCGATCACACCGTCATGGTTCCACGCGTACACGAGATCGAGCGTGCGTACGATTATACTTTGGCTGCTGCTCGGGCTGCGCTCCCCGTTCCCACCTTTGCACCCATCTGGCGCGACCCCTGGATGACGTTCAACGCCGATACCTACGCGCACGACGTGCTGCGCGTCTGCGGTGCCGCGAACGTGTTCGCCGACCGCGAGCGCCAGTTTCCGCTGGACGCCGATCTGGGCGAGGCCGAGCCGCTGCCTGACGATGATCCGCGTGTTGCCGGTCGCGACCGGCGCTATCCGCGCATCTCGTTGGAAGAAGTCGTCGCCGCGCAGCCGGAACTGGTCCTGCTGCCGGACGAACCGTATGCATTTGGCGAGCAGGACGCGGAGGCGATCCGCGCCCTGGACATCCCGGCGGCGCGCAGCGGGCGCGTCTATGGGGTGGATGGCTCGCTGCTGACCTGGCATGGCACGCGCGTTGCCTATGCCTTGCGCGATCTTCCGTCGCTGATTCTGGGGGAGTGA
- a CDS encoding diacylglycerol/lipid kinase family protein encodes MTDQDLIPVAAPKHVLAIVNPASGSKRGADVIERLREITRPHITLHITTRDFDFAGAIEEGVANGADRILLAGGDGTLMEGVSGAQNVLGSEMLPFSWVPVGTGNVVSGFLGLPHRLDPALRLALGPGVIRRIDLARVGDRYSVLRVSTGFEADAAYNVTREDKDRLGVLAYAIPGIKSLRQTKPIEYLISLDGQPPIHVEGIMAFVTATGALTWINGLSVINEAIQPDDGLLYAGVLRPLNAGRVFNSVTNLVAGSGFPPESIIYFSARKRIVVDCMTPQPTQIDGDPLGTTPIVADLIPKALPIVISRNRRKLPLNLEWLLQDHNVQHNSE; translated from the coding sequence ATGACCGATCAGGACTTGATTCCGGTAGCTGCACCGAAGCACGTATTGGCGATTGTCAATCCGGCTTCCGGCTCAAAACGCGGCGCGGACGTTATCGAACGTCTGCGTGAGATTACGCGCCCTCACATCACACTCCACATCACCACGCGCGATTTCGACTTCGCCGGGGCCATCGAAGAGGGTGTCGCCAACGGCGCGGATCGCATTCTGCTGGCCGGGGGCGACGGCACGCTGATGGAAGGCGTCTCCGGCGCGCAAAACGTCCTGGGGTCGGAGATGCTGCCGTTTTCATGGGTCCCGGTGGGCACGGGTAACGTCGTGTCCGGCTTTTTGGGCCTGCCCCACCGCCTCGATCCCGCGCTGCGGCTGGCGCTTGGCCCCGGCGTGATCCGGCGCATCGACCTGGCGCGCGTCGGCGACCGTTATTCGGTGCTGCGCGTCTCGACCGGCTTCGAAGCGGATGCCGCCTACAACGTCACGCGCGAGGACAAGGACCGCCTGGGCGTACTGGCCTACGCCATTCCCGGCATCAAGTCGCTGCGGCAGACCAAGCCGATCGAGTACCTGATCTCGCTCGACGGCCAGCCGCCGATTCACGTCGAGGGCATTATGGCATTCGTCACGGCGACCGGCGCGCTGACCTGGATCAATGGTCTGTCGGTCATCAACGAGGCGATCCAGCCCGACGACGGTCTGCTCTACGCGGGCGTGCTGCGCCCGCTCAACGCGGGGCGCGTGTTCAACAGCGTGACCAACCTCGTCGCGGGCAGCGGCTTCCCGCCCGAATCGATCATTTACTTCTCGGCGCGCAAACGCATCGTGGTGGACTGCATGACGCCGCAGCCCACGCAGATCGACGGCGATCCGCTGGGCACGACGCCCATCGTCGCGGATCTGATTCCCAAGGCGCTGCCGATCGTGATCTCGCGCAACCGGCGCAAGCTGCCGCTCAACCTCGAATGGCTGCTTCAGGATCACAACGTGCAGCATAACAGCGAGTAG
- a CDS encoding DUF2442 domain-containing protein, with amino-acid sequence MIGKLEEKDKAVSIEIREGRVWLTLRDSRIVSMPLGFFPWLEQATPEQRANYEFAPFSIYWPDLDDGIDVYAFVTGSWVHPPALRKV; translated from the coding sequence ATGATCGGGAAACTTGAGGAAAAGGATAAGGCAGTATCCATCGAGATCCGGGAGGGGCGAGTCTGGCTTACGCTGCGAGACAGCCGGATCGTGAGCATGCCGCTTGGTTTTTTCCCCTGGCTGGAACAGGCAACGCCAGAGCAGCGAGCAAACTATGAATTTGCGCCTTTTTCTATCTACTGGCCCGATCTTGATGACGGGATCGATGTGTATGCTTTTGTGACCGGCAGCTGGGTACACCCACCAGCACTAAGGAAAGTCTAA
- a CDS encoding sensor histidine kinase → MLSESIKTSSLETLAHTVSDVIVACDGANRVVLFNPAAEAAFHVGAGNVLGRSLDALPALEPIRAALKGYLPDGPSDIQNVSLAGGSIYQGRVLIVPGIGQVAVLSSAVQADERAKGQLAVQMGTIIHTLKTPIASAHMALDVVLAAGSLNPRQDEFTRRAQHTMNHMLRIVSELVDMTWLEAGEALQLDDVDLNELADAAIDQLKSDRIWRGVAVELHPSPDGCRVVADERRLSSAIVNLVSNAIKYSPNGGTVHVTLVSTPEAAVVTVKDDGIGIAPDQIPYIFDWFYRVVSPETRRIEGSGLGLAIVKAIVEKHGGEVTVESEPGRGSTFRFTVPVREP, encoded by the coding sequence ATGTTATCTGAGAGCATCAAGACGAGCAGTCTGGAGACGCTGGCGCACACCGTCTCCGATGTGATTGTGGCATGCGACGGCGCAAACCGCGTGGTGCTGTTTAACCCGGCGGCGGAGGCGGCGTTTCACGTCGGCGCGGGGAATGTGCTCGGTCGCTCGCTTGATGCGCTGCCCGCGCTCGAACCGATCCGGGCCGCACTGAAGGGCTACCTGCCGGACGGCCCCTCCGACATTCAGAACGTGTCGCTTGCCGGTGGCTCGATTTACCAGGGACGCGTGTTGATCGTGCCGGGGATCGGGCAGGTGGCGGTGCTGTCGTCGGCGGTGCAGGCGGACGAGCGCGCCAAGGGCCAGCTTGCCGTGCAGATGGGCACCATCATCCACACGCTGAAGACGCCGATCGCATCGGCGCACATGGCGCTCGACGTGGTGCTGGCGGCGGGATCGCTAAATCCGCGCCAGGACGAGTTCACGCGGCGCGCGCAGCATACGATGAATCACATGCTGCGCATCGTGAGCGAGCTGGTGGACATGACGTGGCTCGAAGCGGGCGAAGCGCTGCAACTGGACGACGTGGATCTCAACGAGCTGGCCGACGCCGCGATCGATCAGCTCAAGAGCGACCGCATATGGCGCGGTGTGGCGGTCGAGCTGCACCCCTCCCCCGACGGCTGCCGCGTAGTGGCCGACGAGCGCCGCCTCTCCAGCGCGATCGTCAACCTCGTCAGCAACGCGATCAAATATTCTCCCAACGGTGGCACGGTTCACGTCACGCTCGTGTCCACGCCTGAAGCGGCGGTAGTGACGGTCAAGGACGACGGCATCGGCATCGCGCCGGACCAGATCCCGTATATCTTCGACTGGTTCTACCGCGTGGTCTCGCCGGAAACACGCCGCATCGAGGGCAGCGGCCTGGGATTGGCGATTGTGAAGGCCATCGTCGAGAAGCACGGCGGCGAAGTCACCGTCGAAAGCGAGCCGGGCCGCGGCAGCACCTTCCGTTTCACGGTGCCAGTGCGCGAGCCGTAG
- a CDS encoding M20 metallopeptidase family protein has protein sequence MIDFKPQIEARQDAWIARRRDLHRHPELGFQEVRTAGIVADTLTRLGLEVQTGVGKTGVIGILEGDGDGPTVLVRADMDALPILEENAVDYASQNPGTMHACGHDAHTSIGLAVAELLSAQRQRLKGRVKFIFQPAEELGTGASAMIADGALENPTADVALGLHLWNERPLGQIALTDGPFMAAAGDFTIRISGKGGHGALPQLTNDPVVAASQIVTALQTIVSRNVSPTDVAVVSATYLRAGETFNVIPPTAEIRGTVRAFTQEMADLLQKRVEEIATGIAASLGCTVETEVAYMTLPVINAPEVNAHIRPTLERVAPDLEIVTGYRTMLAEDVSYFLDAVPGTYFFVGSANAERGLDYPHHHPRFDFDERAIPLAVDLLASAVASYVLPE, from the coding sequence GTGATCGACTTTAAACCGCAGATCGAAGCCCGCCAGGACGCCTGGATCGCGCGCCGCCGCGACCTGCACCGCCATCCTGAGCTGGGCTTTCAGGAAGTGCGCACCGCCGGAATCGTGGCCGACACGCTGACTCGGCTGGGGCTGGAAGTACAGACCGGCGTGGGCAAGACCGGCGTGATCGGCATTCTGGAAGGTGACGGCGATGGCCCGACCGTGCTCGTGCGCGCGGACATGGACGCGCTGCCGATTTTGGAGGAGAACGCGGTCGATTATGCCTCGCAGAACCCCGGCACGATGCACGCCTGCGGCCACGACGCGCACACCTCGATCGGGCTGGCCGTGGCGGAGCTGCTCAGCGCGCAGCGCCAGCGGCTGAAGGGCCGGGTTAAGTTCATCTTCCAGCCTGCCGAAGAACTCGGCACGGGCGCGAGCGCGATGATTGCGGACGGCGCGCTGGAAAACCCGACTGCGGACGTGGCGCTGGGGCTGCACCTGTGGAACGAGCGCCCGCTGGGGCAGATCGCGCTGACCGACGGGCCATTCATGGCGGCAGCGGGCGACTTCACGATTCGCATCAGCGGCAAGGGCGGGCACGGGGCGCTGCCGCAGCTCACCAACGACCCCGTAGTAGCGGCCAGCCAGATCGTCACCGCGCTGCAAACGATCGTCAGTCGCAACGTCTCACCGACCGACGTGGCCGTGGTGTCCGCGACGTATCTGCGCGCCGGGGAGACGTTCAACGTCATCCCCCCGACCGCCGAAATTCGCGGCACGGTGCGCGCCTTCACGCAGGAGATGGCCGATCTGCTACAGAAGCGCGTAGAGGAGATCGCCACCGGGATCGCCGCGTCGCTGGGCTGCACGGTGGAGACGGAAGTCGCGTACATGACGCTGCCGGTGATCAACGCGCCGGAAGTGAACGCGCATATCCGGCCCACCCTCGAGCGCGTCGCGCCGGACCTGGAGATCGTGACGGGCTACCGCACGATGCTGGCCGAGGACGTGTCATACTTCCTCGACGCTGTGCCGGGCACGTACTTCTTCGTGGGATCGGCCAACGCCGAGCGCGGCCTGGATTACCCGCATCACCACCCGCGCTTCGACTTCGACGAGCGTGCGATTCCGCTCGCGGTCGATCTGCTAGCGAGCGCGGTTGCGTCGTACGTGCTGCCGGAATAG
- a CDS encoding deoxynucleoside kinase gives MLVLLEGNIAAGKSTLGVALAASPHFHFVPEPVAHWQTGFAANLLERFYADTPRWAFTMQIGAFVTRAQMAVPQTGDALTGAITVFERSVYCDRYVFAKNLHDQGTMDETEWAVYCHFWDHFTAAMPAPDAILYLRTHAEECLRRLQIRGRAEEKAISLAYLQQLEACHDEWLGGPSSGGIPILRLDGARAWSAGDVAQQLAQILPTP, from the coding sequence ATGCTCGTTCTCCTCGAAGGCAACATCGCAGCGGGCAAATCCACCCTCGGCGTGGCGCTGGCCGCCAGCCCCCACTTCCACTTTGTGCCGGAACCCGTCGCGCACTGGCAGACCGGCTTCGCCGCCAATCTGCTGGAACGCTTCTACGCCGACACGCCGCGCTGGGCGTTCACGATGCAGATCGGCGCGTTCGTCACGCGCGCGCAGATGGCCGTGCCGCAGACCGGCGACGCGCTGACGGGCGCGATTACCGTCTTCGAGCGCTCGGTTTACTGCGACCGCTACGTGTTCGCCAAAAATCTGCACGATCAGGGCACGATGGACGAGACGGAGTGGGCGGTGTACTGCCACTTCTGGGATCACTTCACCGCCGCGATGCCCGCGCCGGACGCGATCCTCTACCTGCGCACGCACGCCGAGGAGTGCCTGCGCCGCCTGCAAATCCGGGGCCGCGCCGAAGAAAAGGCGATCTCGCTGGCGTACTTGCAGCAGCTCGAAGCCTGCCACGACGAGTGGTTGGGCGGGCCGTCGTCGGGCGGCATCCCGATCCTGAGGCTGGACGGCGCGCGGGCCTGGTCCGCCGGCGACGTCGCGCAGCAGTTGGCGCAGATTCTGCCTACACCCTGA
- a CDS encoding adenylosuccinate synthase produces MPVTVLIGAQWGDEGKGRVADWLAEQSDAMARYAGGDNAGHTVRVGVRRFGLHLVPSGIIHPHLTCILGSGMVINPLRLVGEMDMLAGQNIDISPERIHISPRAHVITPAHTALDGASERALGEGSIGTTQRGIGPAYSAKAERTGILTGMMADPAAFVDAVREQIEQANRMLVRLYGLDPIEVDAPVDDYYAAAERLAPYLHNTTQIVHELLDADKRLLCEGAQGTLLDIDQGHYPFVTSSSATVGGALTGLGFGPHVIDRVVAVAKAYCTRVGNGPFPTELDDAMGQRLREVGSEYGTTTGRPRRCGWLDAIALRYAVKVNGVTDLVLTKLDVLSGLDTLHIATAYDTAQERVTSLPLDTATAESVTPVYEALPGWHTDISRVRRFKDLPANAQRYVERIEALVGAPVSVVSVGPEREQAIVR; encoded by the coding sequence ATGCCCGTAACGGTATTGATCGGTGCCCAATGGGGCGATGAAGGCAAGGGGCGCGTCGCGGACTGGCTGGCCGAGCAGTCCGACGCCATGGCGCGATATGCGGGCGGCGACAATGCCGGGCATACGGTCCGGGTCGGCGTCCGGCGCTTTGGGCTGCACCTCGTCCCGTCGGGCATCATTCACCCGCACCTGACGTGCATCCTCGGCAGCGGCATGGTGATCAATCCGCTGCGGCTGGTCGGCGAGATGGATATGCTGGCGGGCCAGAACATCGACATCTCGCCGGAGCGCATCCACATCAGCCCGCGCGCCCACGTGATCACGCCTGCGCATACGGCACTGGACGGGGCCAGCGAGCGCGCCCTGGGCGAGGGATCGATCGGCACTACACAGCGCGGCATCGGCCCGGCCTACAGCGCCAAAGCCGAGCGCACCGGCATCCTGACCGGCATGATGGCCGACCCCGCCGCCTTTGTGGACGCGGTCCGCGAGCAGATCGAGCAGGCCAACCGTATGTTGGTCAGGCTCTATGGGCTGGACCCGATTGAAGTGGACGCGCCCGTGGACGACTATTACGCAGCGGCGGAACGGTTGGCTCCCTACCTGCATAACACGACACAGATCGTGCACGAGCTGTTGGACGCGGACAAGCGCCTGCTGTGCGAGGGCGCGCAGGGCACCCTGCTTGATATCGACCAGGGCCACTACCCGTTTGTCACCAGCTCGTCGGCCACGGTCGGCGGGGCGCTGACCGGGCTGGGTTTCGGGCCGCACGTCATCGATCGCGTGGTCGCCGTCGCCAAAGCGTACTGCACGCGCGTCGGCAACGGGCCGTTCCCGACCGAGCTAGATGACGCGATGGGCCAGCGCCTGCGCGAAGTCGGCAGCGAGTATGGCACGACGACGGGCCGCCCGCGCCGCTGCGGCTGGCTGGATGCGATCGCGCTGCGCTACGCGGTGAAGGTCAACGGCGTCACCGACCTTGTACTGACCAAGCTCGACGTGCTCAGCGGGCTGGACACGCTGCACATCGCGACGGCTTACGACACCGCGCAAGAGCGCGTGACGTCGCTGCCGCTCGACACAGCCACCGCCGAATCCGTCACGCCTGTGTATGAGGCGCTGCCCGGCTGGCACACCGACATTTCGCGCGTGCGCCGCTTCAAGGATCTGCCCGCCAACGCGCAGCGCTACGTGGAGCGCATCGAAGCGTTGGTCGGCGCGCCGGTGAGCGTCGTCAGCGTCGGGCCGGAGCGCGAACAGGCGATTGTCCGGTAA